The following are encoded together in the Panicum virgatum strain AP13 chromosome 6K, P.virgatum_v5, whole genome shotgun sequence genome:
- the LOC120713577 gene encoding uncharacterized protein LOC120713577, with the protein MRKRLLWLNWAGLLAWAPEPCYSARTRAFPEPLLARVLSTGCYIIFSPPSRRRLCISFFPWDPSRRRRREKKSSATPRSYEKMPKQIHEIKDFLLTARRKDARSVKIKRSKDVVKFKVRCSKYLYTLCVFDAEKANKLKQSLPPGLTVQEV; encoded by the exons ATGCGAAAACGTTTGTTATG GCTCAACTGGGCCGGGCTTCTAGCGTGGGCTCCAGAGCCCTGCTACAGCGCGAGGACGAGGGCATTTCCGGAACCACTACTTGCTAGGGTTTTATCTACCGGGTGCTATATAATCTTCTCCCCTCCATCCCGCCGCCGTCTCTGCATTTCCTTCTTCCCGTGGgatcccagccgccgccgccgccgcgagaagAAGAGCTCGGCGACTCCCCGGTCGTACGAGAAGATG CCGAAGCAGATCCATGAGATCAAGGACTTCCTTCTCACCGCGAGGAGGAAGGATGCCCGGTCTGTGAAGATCAAGAGGAGCAAGGATGTTGTCAAGTTCAAGGTGCGCTGCTCCAAGTACTTGTACACCCTCTGCGTCTTCGATGCTGAGAAGGCAAACAAGTTGAAGCAATCCCTTCCCCCAG GTTTGACCGTCCAGGAGGTTTGA
- the LOC120713058 gene encoding methionine aminopeptidase 2B-like isoform X2 codes for MSAVDTATKEMEALHVGQNGETKENMIKEGKAANSNGAVPAAQSSPPEDDDEAQADGASQDGAPEAEKKKKKKKNKSKKKKDPLQQTDPPSIPVDELFPSGEFPEGEIQQYKDDNLWRTTSEEKRELERLQKPIYNSVRRAAEVHRQVRKYMRSIIKPGMLMIDLCETLENMVRKLIKENGLQAGIAFPTGCSLNWVAAHWTPNAGDKTVLQYDDVMKLDFGTHIDGHIVDCAFTVAFNPMYDPLLQATRDATNTGIKEAGIDARLCDVGAAIQEVMESYEVEINGKVFQVRSIRNLNGHSIAPYQIHAGKSVPIVKGGEQTKMEEGEFYAIETFGSTGKGFVREDLECSHYMKNFDVGHVPLRMAKAKQLLGTINNNFGTLAFCRRYLDRLGETKYLMALKSLCDNNVVQPYPPLCDVKGSYVSQFEHTILLRPTCKEVISRGDDY; via the exons ATGTCTGCAGTTGATACAGCTACCAAGGAGATGGAGGCATTGCATGTTGGACAAAATGGGGAAACCAAA gagaATATGATTAAAGAAGGAAAAGCTGCAAACAGCAATGGTGCAGTTCCTGCAGCTCAGTCCTCACCACcagaggatgatgatgaagcaCAAGCTGATGGTGCATCTCAAGATGGAGCACCAG AAgctgagaagaagaagaaaaagaagaaaaacaaatCCAA AAAGAAGAAGGATCCTCTTCAGCAGACAGATCCTCCATCAATTCCTGTTGATGAGCTTTTCCCTTCAGGAGAATTTCCTGAGGGTGAAATCCAGCAATATAAGGATGA TAATTTATGGAGAACAACTAGCGAGGAAAAGAGAGAGCTGGAACGACTGCAAAAACCAATATACAACTCTGTACGCCGAGCAGCAGAAGTTCATAGACAG GTGCGGAAATATATGAGAAGCATTATTAAGCCTGGAATGTTAATGATTGATCTATGTGAAACATTGGAAAATATGGTCCGGAAACTTATCAAGGAAAATGGACTCCAAGCTGGCATTGCCTTTCCAACTGGATGCTCCTTGAATTG GGTTGCAGCTCATTGGACCCCAAATGCTGGTGACAAAACTGTGCTGCAATATGATGATGTGATGAAGCTGGATTTTGGAACACATATCGATG GGCACATTGTTGATTGTGCATTTACTGTTGCCTTTAATCCGATGTATGATCCACTGCTTCAAGCAACAAGAGATGCCACAAATACTGGGATCAAG GAAGCTGGAATAGATGCAAGGCTTTGTGATGTTGGTGCTGCAATCCAAGAAGTAATGGAGTCATATGAGGTTGAAATCAATGGAAAAGTTTTCCAAG TAAGAAGTATTCGGAACCTCAATGGACACAGCATTGCGCCATATCAGATCCATGCTGGAAAATCAGTTCCGATTGTGAAAGGTGGAGAGCAGACAAAAATGGAGGAGGGCGAGTTTTATGCCATTGAAACTTTTGGATCTACCG GAAAGGGATTTGTCAGGGAGGACTTGGAATGCAGCCATTACATGAAGAACTTTGATGTTGGACATGTGCCTTTGAGGATGGCAAAGGCTAAGCAGCTACTTGGGACCATCAATAACAACTTTGGAACACTCGCTTTCTGCCGCCGGTACTTGGACCGCCTTGGTGAGACGAAGTACCTCATGGCTCTTAAAAGTCTATGTGACAATAATGTTGTTCAG CCATACCCTCCGTTGTGCGACGTGAAAGGGAGCTATGTCTCACAGTTCGAGCACACCATCTTACTCCGGCCAACCTGCAAAGAGGTCATTTCCAGAGGCGACGACTACTGA
- the LOC120713058 gene encoding methionine aminopeptidase 2B-like isoform X1: MSAVDTATKEMEALHVGQNGETKENMIKEGKAANSNGAVPAAQSSPPEDDDEAQADGASQDGAPEAEKKKKKKKNKSKKKKDPLQQTDPPSIPVDELFPSGEFPEGEIQQYKDDNLWRTTSEEKRELERLQKPIYNSVRRAAEVHRQVRKYMRSIIKPGMLMIDLCETLENMVRKLIKENGLQAGIAFPTGCSLNWVAAHWTPNAGDKTVLQYDDVMKLDFGTHIDGHIVDCAFTVAFNPMYDPLLQATRDATNTGIKEAGIDARLCDVGAAIQEVMESYEVEINGKVFQVRSIRNLNGHSIAPYQIHAGKSVPIVKGGEQTKMEEGEFYAIETFGSTGKGFVREDLECSHYMKNFDVGHVPLRMAKAKQLLGTINNNFGTLAFCRRYLDRLGETKYLMALKSLCDNNVVQVCDKLHLHPHHPNSVVNMAIHLFLLCLQPYPPLCDVKGSYVSQFEHTILLRPTCKEVISRGDDY; the protein is encoded by the exons ATGTCTGCAGTTGATACAGCTACCAAGGAGATGGAGGCATTGCATGTTGGACAAAATGGGGAAACCAAA gagaATATGATTAAAGAAGGAAAAGCTGCAAACAGCAATGGTGCAGTTCCTGCAGCTCAGTCCTCACCACcagaggatgatgatgaagcaCAAGCTGATGGTGCATCTCAAGATGGAGCACCAG AAgctgagaagaagaagaaaaagaagaaaaacaaatCCAA AAAGAAGAAGGATCCTCTTCAGCAGACAGATCCTCCATCAATTCCTGTTGATGAGCTTTTCCCTTCAGGAGAATTTCCTGAGGGTGAAATCCAGCAATATAAGGATGA TAATTTATGGAGAACAACTAGCGAGGAAAAGAGAGAGCTGGAACGACTGCAAAAACCAATATACAACTCTGTACGCCGAGCAGCAGAAGTTCATAGACAG GTGCGGAAATATATGAGAAGCATTATTAAGCCTGGAATGTTAATGATTGATCTATGTGAAACATTGGAAAATATGGTCCGGAAACTTATCAAGGAAAATGGACTCCAAGCTGGCATTGCCTTTCCAACTGGATGCTCCTTGAATTG GGTTGCAGCTCATTGGACCCCAAATGCTGGTGACAAAACTGTGCTGCAATATGATGATGTGATGAAGCTGGATTTTGGAACACATATCGATG GGCACATTGTTGATTGTGCATTTACTGTTGCCTTTAATCCGATGTATGATCCACTGCTTCAAGCAACAAGAGATGCCACAAATACTGGGATCAAG GAAGCTGGAATAGATGCAAGGCTTTGTGATGTTGGTGCTGCAATCCAAGAAGTAATGGAGTCATATGAGGTTGAAATCAATGGAAAAGTTTTCCAAG TAAGAAGTATTCGGAACCTCAATGGACACAGCATTGCGCCATATCAGATCCATGCTGGAAAATCAGTTCCGATTGTGAAAGGTGGAGAGCAGACAAAAATGGAGGAGGGCGAGTTTTATGCCATTGAAACTTTTGGATCTACCG GAAAGGGATTTGTCAGGGAGGACTTGGAATGCAGCCATTACATGAAGAACTTTGATGTTGGACATGTGCCTTTGAGGATGGCAAAGGCTAAGCAGCTACTTGGGACCATCAATAACAACTTTGGAACACTCGCTTTCTGCCGCCGGTACTTGGACCGCCTTGGTGAGACGAAGTACCTCATGGCTCTTAAAAGTCTATGTGACAATAATGTTGTTCAGGTATGTGATAAGCTCCATCTCCACCCCCATCATCCAAACTCTGTCGTCAACATGGCGATTCACCTTTTCCTGCTCTGTTTGCAGCCATACCCTCCGTTGTGCGACGTGAAAGGGAGCTATGTCTCACAGTTCGAGCACACCATCTTACTCCGGCCAACCTGCAAAGAGGTCATTTCCAGAGGCGACGACTACTGA
- the LOC120713576 gene encoding uncharacterized protein LOC120713576: MAKAAMAILLLLAVAVAAALADADFVASTCKSSDNTRCAAVLGADPRSANATTVHELASIALDIAAATARAASGFLSGEADRRDRTDVGDALGDCVGYYGGATGALETAREDFDGGAYGDAEEEAGDAEGAADRCEQAFTDRRLDTSIVSDVDKRMKDGASVAGDLIDLLWGDKRRRHGRRLLRP; encoded by the coding sequence ATGGCGAAGGCAGCCATGGCCATCCTTcttctcctcgccgtcgccgtcgccgccgcgctcgccgacgcCGACTTCGTCGCGAGCACGTGCAAGAGCTCCGACAACACGCGGTGCGCGGCGGTGCTGGGCGCGGACCCGCGGAGCGCGAACGCCACCACGGTGCACGAGCTCGCTAGCATCGCGCtggacatcgccgccgccaccgccagggCCGCCTCCGGCTTCCTCTCCGGGGAGGCCGACAGGCGCGACCGCACGGACGTCGGCGACGCGCTGGGCGACTGCGTCGGGTACTACGGCGGCGCAACCGGCGCGCTCGAGACGGCGCGCGAGGACTTCGACGGCGGCGCGTACGGCGatgccgaggaggaggccggcgacgcggagggcGCGGCCGACCGCTGCGAGCAGGCGTTCACCGACCGCCGCCTCGACACTTCCATCGTGTCGGACGTCGACAAGAGGATGAAGGACGGGGCCAGCGTCGCCGGCGACCTCATCGATCTCCTCTGGGGTGACAAGCGTCGGCGCCACGGCCGTCGGCTGTTGCGTCCTTGA